ACAGATCCTTAGTGATGCGGGTATTGAGACGCCGATCAAGGTGACGCTCGATGTTATCAACGCGGCGCCGTTCACCGATATGGCGCAGTCGCTGCAGGCAAGTTTCGCGGATGCGGGTATCACATTCGACATTCTGCCCGGAACCGGGGCGCAGGTGATCACCAAATACCGTGATCGTACCCACGAAGCCATGCTCCTTTACTGGGGCCCCGACTTCATGGACCCGCATTCAAACGCCAAGGCGTTTGCCTATAACTCGGACAACTCCGACGGCAATTACACGGCCACCACCACGTGGCGGAATGCCTGGGCGGTTCCGGAGGAGCTGAATGTGATGACCAAGAAGGCTCTGACAGAGTCTGATCCTGAAGCACGGTTGAAGATCTACCGCGAACTGCAGGAAAAGGTTCAGAAAGACTCGCCCATCGTCATCATGTTCCAGGCGGCCTATCAGGTGGCCATGGACGAGAATGTCACCGGCTATGTAAACGGTGCGACATCCGATTTTGTCTTCTACCGCCTGGTGGAAAAGAACTAGGCCGGACAACAGTTACGATGGCCGCCGGCAATGCCGGCGGCCATTTTTCTCAAAGATCGGGCACCCGAAGCTCTTCGACCGGACCTTCCAGTACAAGCTCTGCCCCGGTCAATGCCTGCAGGTCTTCCATTGAAATGGCCGGCAGTTTTTCCCTCAGGACAAAGCGACTGTTCTCGATGTCGAGGACGGCGAGGCTTGTGTAGACGCGGGTCACACAGCCCACACCTGTCAGCGGGAATGTGCAGCGTTCCACCAGCTTGGGATCGCCATTCTTTGTCGTGTGATCGGTGATGACGGCGACACGTTTTGCTCCGTGAACCAGATCCATCGCGCCACCGACGGCCGGCACGCCTCTGCTGCCGATACGCCAATTGGCAAGGTCACCGTTCTGCGCGATCTGGTAGGCGCCCAGGATCGCAACATCGAGATGACCGCCGCGGACCATGGCAAAGCTGTCGGCGTGGTGGAAAAACGCGGCTCCCGGGTTCAATGTCACGGCCTTCTTGCCGGCATTGATCAGATCCCAGTCTTCCTCGCCTTCCGCGGGCGCCTCGCCAAAATCGAGGATGCCGTTTTCGGTGTGAAACACGGCCTGCCGTCCGGGTGGCTGATATTGGGCCACCATCTCCGGGAAGCCAATGCCGAGATTGACATAAGCGCCGTCTTCGATGTCTTGCGCGGCCCGCCAGGCGATCTGGGCGTTGGTGAGTTTGTTGTCACTGGTCATGGGAAGGTCGCTCCCGCGCGGATGAGGGCTTCTTCCTGTTGTGGATTGGTCACCTCAACGAGCCGGTCAACAAATATGCCTGGCGTAATGACGTGTTCGGGATCGATCCCGCCCGGTTCAACGATCGTGCTGGCCTGCACGACGGTCGTCTGCGCGGCAGCGCACATCAGCGGGCCGAAATTGCGCGCTGCCTTTCGGTAGGTGAGATTGCCGTGCGTGTCGCCGGTCTCGGCCTTGATGAGGGCGAAGTCGGCCTTCAGCCAGCGTTCGCGCACGTATGGCCGACCGTCGAATTCCTCGACCGGTTTACCCTCGGCCAGTTCGGTGCCGTAGGCAGTGGGCGTATAGAAGGCCGGAATGCCCGCGCCGCCGGCGCGGATGCGTTCGGCAAGTGTGCCCTGGGGGATGAGTTCCAGCTCGATATCGCCGGCAAGATAACTTTCTGTGAATGCCCGCGGGTCGGACGAGCGGGGAAATGAACACACCATCTTTCGCACCAGGCCTGCATCGATCAGTGCGGCAATGCCAATCCGGCCATTGCCGGCATTGTTGTTGATGATGGTCAGATCCCCGATGCGCCTTTCGGCGAGCGCATGGATGAGTTCGATCGGTGCTCCAGCGCCGCCAAACCCACCAATCATGATGGTCGCGCCATCACCGATATCGGATATCGCTGCGCTGAGACTGGCAATGGTTTTGTCCATGGCTCCCTCTGCTTTTTGCTGCAACCGCATGCTCTGCTGACACCGGGATAGGGAAATCCGGACTGGACGGCAATTCTTTTTGTGCGATATAGGTATTATGTTCGTATAACGCACAAAGCTGGCATCGCAATGATTCAACAACGCGACATCATGAGCGGCCTCGCCAAGGGGCTTGCAATCATCGAGACCTTCTCTGCCGAAAGGCCGCGGCAATCGATTTCCCAGGCTGCGGCGGCGAGCGGTCTTGATCGTGCGACAGCGCGCCGCTGCCTGCTGACGCTCGCCCACCATGGTTACGCGGATTATGACGGCAAGTTCTTCACATTGACGCCGCAGGTGCTGCGGCTCGGCACGGCCTGTCTTGCCACCATGCCTTTGCCGCAGGTTGTGCAGCCATTTCTCGACCGGCTGTCCGATGAGCTCGGAGAAAGCAGTTCCGTCTCCATTCTCGACGGGCCAGAGATCGTCTATGTCGCACGCGCGGCCGAACGGAAGGTCATGTCCATCGCGCTGATGCCGGGGTCGCGGCTGCCTGCGTTCTGCACATCGATGGGGCGTGTGCTGCTCGCTGCGCTGCCGGATGCCGAGGTTGAGAAGATCCTGGCGGCAACGCCGCTCACCGCACGCACGGGGCGAACGATCACTGACCCCAAGGCGTTGCATGCGGAGTTGGCGCGTGTGCGGGAAGACGGGTATTCGGTCATCGATCAGGAGGTGGAGATGGGGCTTTGTTCCATCGCCGTGCCTCTCCACAACAACCAAGGACAAGTTATCGCCGCCATGAATCTTGGCGTTCCCGCACTCCATGATGCCGGCAGCCTTGCCGAAAAATTCCTTCGCCCGATGCGGGCCGTTCAACGGGAGCTTTCCAGCCTTCTGCGCTAGTTCGACGTGGGAAGAACGTCGCTATCCACATGTCCGACCTCTGCTCCTATCGACTCTGCCCTATAGAACAGGCAGAAAGTGATGTAGTTTTGGTTGTAGGATGGTGGCCATGCCACCGCTGATATAGTGTGCATCGCTGCGATTTTTTTTAAGCAGCGCAGATAAACGGGGGTTGGCGTGAATATTTTAAAGATTGCTTGTGGTTTCGCTTTGATTGGGCTTGGCGGTTGCACTGCGACGATACCTAGTGACGCGGAAATAAAAGAAGCCAATCAGTTTCTGGCACAAAACGCCTGGGGTGGCGCGAATGCCGGAGCAAGACGGACGAGCAGCAATACGTCAAGCTCCAAAAAGATCGTTGTGCGCAATGAGAGCCATGAAGCCATAGCCGGTGTTCCCTTGCAGGTCGGGGTCCGGTGGGCGATACGCGATGACTGTTCGACGCGGACCTTCAATGTCCGTGTTATCCAGCAGCCCCGTTTTGGAGAGGCATATGTAAGGCCGGTGAACTTTACGGTGCCGACGACCGCCCTGAACAGGGGGCAGGAAGCAACCATGCGCCGCTGTGCCGGAACGCCGACGATCGGTCAGGCCATTTTCTATCGGGCGCCCGAGGGCAAGGGCAACTACATCGACAATTTCGCGATCGAAACCAGCACCGGGCTACGCTTCAACTACCGCATACGTGTGATCAAACCGGTTGGCTGATGACGCAGGCCGCAGATGCCTGGCACTGCGGCCATGAAAGGCACAGCTTGTGAGTATGTGTCAGGTCCAGGGCTGATCGGGGTCCGGCAACGGGATCGCCGACAAAAGCTCGCGCGTGTAATCGGCCTGGGGTGCCTCGAACACCGCGCTTGTTTCCGCGTTTTCGACGATTTCGCCGTGATGCATCACGATGATGCGGCTGCACAGACGCCTGATGACGGAGAGGTCGTGGCTGATAAAGGCGAGCGTCAGATCAAGCTCCTCGACAAGGTGCTCAAGCAGGTTCAGCACCTGTGCCTGGCTTGAAACGTCGAGGCCGGAAACAATTTCATCGGCCAGGATGAAATCCGGCCGCAGCGCTATGGCGCGGGCTATGCCGACACGCTGGCGTTGACCGCCTGACAGTTCATGCGGAAACCTGCTGCGGAAGCTCATGGGCAGACCGACATGGTCAAGCGCTTCATCCACCCGATTTCCGATCCCGTCCAGGCCCTGAAGCCGCAGGGGGCCAGCGATGATCCCGCCAACCGTACGGCGCGGATTGAGCGATGACATCGGGTCCTGGAAAATCATTTGGAAGTGCCGACGCATCGGTCGCAGCGCGTTCTCACCCAGATGGGTGATGTCCGTTCCATTGAACCGGATGGTGCCCGATTGCGGTTCGATGAGGCGAATGAGCGCCCGCCCGAGAGTTGATTTTCCCGATCCCGAGCCGCCGACAATTCCGAGAACCTCGCCCTTCGGAA
This portion of the Hoeflea prorocentri genome encodes:
- a CDS encoding 3-oxoacid CoA-transferase subunit B, encoding MTSDNKLTNAQIAWRAAQDIEDGAYVNLGIGFPEMVAQYQPPGRQAVFHTENGILDFGEAPAEGEEDWDLINAGKKAVTLNPGAAFFHHADSFAMVRGGHLDVAILGAYQIAQNGDLANWRIGSRGVPAVGGAMDLVHGAKRVAVITDHTTKNGDPKLVERCTFPLTGVGCVTRVYTSLAVLDIENSRFVLREKLPAISMEDLQALTGAELVLEGPVEELRVPDL
- a CDS encoding 3-oxoacid CoA-transferase subunit A: MDKTIASLSAAISDIGDGATIMIGGFGGAGAPIELIHALAERRIGDLTIINNNAGNGRIGIAALIDAGLVRKMVCSFPRSSDPRAFTESYLAGDIELELIPQGTLAERIRAGGAGIPAFYTPTAYGTELAEGKPVEEFDGRPYVRERWLKADFALIKAETGDTHGNLTYRKAARNFGPLMCAAAQTTVVQASTIVEPGGIDPEHVITPGIFVDRLVEVTNPQQEEALIRAGATFP
- a CDS encoding IclR family transcriptional regulator domain-containing protein; amino-acid sequence: MIQQRDIMSGLAKGLAIIETFSAERPRQSISQAAAASGLDRATARRCLLTLAHHGYADYDGKFFTLTPQVLRLGTACLATMPLPQVVQPFLDRLSDELGESSSVSILDGPEIVYVARAAERKVMSIALMPGSRLPAFCTSMGRVLLAALPDAEVEKILAATPLTARTGRTITDPKALHAELARVREDGYSVIDQEVEMGLCSIAVPLHNNQGQVIAAMNLGVPALHDAGSLAEKFLRPMRAVQRELSSLLR
- a CDS encoding ATP-binding cassette domain-containing protein — encoded protein: MTEALYEIRDLNLSLPDLARKPLLGRAPPINILKGLSFDIPKGEVLGIVGGSGSGKSTLGRALIRLIEPQSGTIRFNGTDITHLGENALRPMRRHFQMIFQDPMSSLNPRRTVGGIIAGPLRLQGLDGIGNRVDEALDHVGLPMSFRSRFPHELSGGQRQRVGIARAIALRPDFILADEIVSGLDVSSQAQVLNLLEHLVEELDLTLAFISHDLSVIRRLCSRIIVMHHGEIVENAETSAVFEAPQADYTRELLSAIPLPDPDQPWT